The Brassica oleracea var. oleracea cultivar TO1000 unplaced genomic scaffold, BOL UnpScaffold01224, whole genome shotgun sequence genomic sequence AGAAAAGGCAATTGCTACCATTTAACTGTACTGCAAGACTTCAAGCTCTTCAACATATGcggaatttttcaaataatcCTATCAAACTGGCTCAATTCTCTTTTCAAGTAAACATTTTAGTAACGCCTCTGATCTAGATGGAAGTGTTTACTTGAAAAGGTGGATGAGATCTCCGTCCTGGGGTTCAAGTACATCTATTAACTTCTGGGAAAACTCATTCTCTAAGACAAGTCTTAGTTCTGAGCAAAAACCTTTCCGTGGCTGATCTCACACTAATAGAGAGAGCAGCAGAAACATGCAGACACAAACATAAGATggtagaccaaaaaaaaactcacatcaAGGTAACGCTTATTCCCCCATTAATAAGAGTCTTCGCTGCAAACATTGGTTCGGAGGGTTTCCTTATTCCAAATGTTAAGACAAGTTTCTGTGCAATGTACTCGGTATTTGTGGTGTATCTTCACTGCCTAGTAAATTGTCTTACAAAGTTAGAAGTTATTAGATAAGTAGTGATTCTCTGTTATCATTTTACTCTTATTTTTCGTACCCAGGGACTCATTCTACCACTGACTATAACTGTTATGAAGTCTGAGAATTTCCGGCAATGGGAGGGAGGAGACTTATATGGCGGTCTCTTTTCTAGCATCTACATCAACAATAATGTTCAGGTTGGTTTACACCCCGACATATGATAAATGTGATATCATGTACATTGCAGTCATAATGATCTTTACATTTAAGAATTGCCGACGCATGCAAATAAATAGTGGAAAGTGCCTTAGTCAAAGATGTTGCAGGGTAATTGGTCAAGTGATTaaatttatgttgttttaaTCTCTTTTTGTTATGACTTACATGCGTAAAAGCAAGTGACTGCGTTTTGGACATCTGTAAATGGCCAGTATCTAAACTTTTTCTTATTATCAGGAGTATGTTTCTAAACAAGTCATATACACTATACAGAAGAAAAATTCGCTATGCTTATGTCAACACCCAACCATAATctctgaagaagaaagaaaagacagACCCCTCTAGAAGCCACAGCTTGCTTTGTAAGCAGTGCATAGCTGATCCCAAGCTACCTTGTTAGGCTGGTCGAGGTTCTCAGCGATGATGCTTTGCAACATACCAGGATGATCAAGACGGGAAAGATGAGACACTGCATGAACTAGATGTTCCTTTGGATCCTTTATGCCTTCAGCATGATCTTCTTTCCTGATAGCATTGTGGATGATCAAAGAGTTTTCACTGTCGCCAACATCTTCAGTTTTTTCAGGACATAGTACCAAAGTGATTACACTGTTGAGCATTTTCCCCCATCTTGTTGCTGCTTGTGGATTTTGATGATACTTCAGGTCGCCTAACACCTTGGTTGCTGCAACAGCAGCCAGCTTCCTCTCATGATTCTCCCCCATGATGGATTTCAGGCTCGGTATCCAGATAGCATCGAGGAAGTCCACGAACAAGTTCTCCTGAATTGAATTGATACTCTCCTCTAGGTAACCTCCCCACCACAAGCAGCGAGAAGAACGATAGAAGAGCTTTCTGAAACTTTACTGTTCTGTTACTTTTGACACAATTGGAACAGAACCTTCCATAGATGCTCCATGTCAATCCTGGTGGGTCTGAGCTCCTTGAAAAGAATACAAAGAATATCAAAACCATTGCTTCTCAGTCCTTGGTGATGAGACTAGTCTTTTTGATATCGTCAGAGCATATGGCAACACATGAATAAAGGTCTCAGGTGCAATAGGCAACACTGTCTGAATCAAACGAACTAGGCCTGCAAGATTTTCGGAATCCAAGTCTTGTGACAAGCATATTTCCATGATGTCATCTGAGGATGCATTATCCAACTCGATAAACTGAGCCATAAGCTGAAGCGCATAGGGCATGAAATCTTCCAGTTTCCTGTCCAAATTCATCTTGACACTCGGGAACAGAATCATTTCAAATGCAGAAAGCGATTGACTCAAAAACATACCGGTTGAAAACTGAGTTTTTAGGAAGTTTGCAGACTTCATTGAGAACAACTGTCAAACGCACAATGCAACTTATAACAGCATCATCACCACTCATCTCGGCAACACTAAGGACCCACATTATGCACTTCATGACACATGGATTTTCCTCAGACTCTACTAGCTTCAATGCATCAAACAAGTTCCTCATTATCAAAACTTCATCTATATCACGAGCAACATACCTGCTCTTTCCATCTTCCTCCTTCACTAGTAATAGCTTCTCTATGCAGCTAGCAGCATATGAGTGAACCACGTTTGACTCTGCTTGAAGCAACCGGGCCAGTTCCTTGAACAACTCAATTCCAACTGGCTTTTGTATATTGGCAGAAAACATTGCTAAGAATTTCAAGGACCTTGCCGTCAGCATAAGATAATTTGCGTTGTCAAAGCTATGCAACTGAGAGAGAATGATTTTCTGAAAGCCCATCCGAACAAGATCACCCGGTGATATATCACCCACAGAGATCACCAAGTCGATTACACAAACCTCCGTTTCCACACTGCAGCTCGGTTTTCTGAGAATGAGCTATGAAGCTTATGTAACTCACCTAAAACTACACATACAACTTGACTTGCATAGTTTGTCGCAAGTCCCTTCAATAGCTCACAAGCCATTCTTCTTCTGTTGTTTACACCACTTGGCTCCATGTCTCTACGAATAAACTCCATGTAGTCCATTTCGAAAAGTTCTTCTTCTACCCTCAAATAAACGTTGGGAATCACAACTTCTAAGCATATTGTCTTGATTCCAATGTCGTTCCCAAACAGATAATGCATGGTGACTACTTGTGCTCACAGTTGTAAGATACTTTATAGCAGAAGTAGCAAGCTCATGTCTGCTATTTTTGGCTAATGGGAAGATCAGTCTCACAAACCCACTGACATACTGTCCAAAATCTTTTTTATGCTTCTCTATAGATAGGTTGATGAAAGCGATGATATATCACTTTGAAGATCATTCACCACTTCTACGAGTTCCGGAATGGCAAAAGATTGTAAGTACCTAGAAAGTTGAAACATCAGACTTTTTATACAGTTATGGAAATACTCTGGCAGGACTTGAAAGCTGAGTGACAAACATATGGAACATCACAACTTTTGGGACTCAATCAAAGACTTGAGGTTCACCACTGTGTAAGAAGAGGTCTCAGTCGTTTGAAAAAATGAATCAGCTAATCAGAACATGTTGATAAGTGGTTCAGAAAACGAATCATGACAATACTTCAAATCAAAGCAGCTGATCATCGGTCATGTACTTGTGCCTAAACTTTTCGAAAATCGAATTAGCTGTCCCAAGAATACCATTGGCGGATGCAATGGGTGCACGAAGTAGAATCTAAATATTTGAATCCCAAGATATGTCTGCACATCGAAAGAAAACCATAAACTATTTGATTAGTAAAAAGAATTCAAATTATGCGTTTTCTTTTCAAATCaagcaaaaaaagaataagttttaaatcatgaacTTCTTTCACCAACAAGAAAATCATATGGCATTCCTAATTAAGCATACACATGATAGGCATTATACACTAAGAGGTACATCaagaaatcaaataaaaagtaAGGTGTATTTAGTTCTAGGAAGAATTCGGCTCGTACAGATTCGAATGTTGTGCAGAATCCTATGTTGAAAAATCGGTTGAAGATTTTTTCTTGGCCAGCGAGACTTATGCAACAAGATATGtggaaattatccaaatatctttattataaataggcattcgttgtattattttttatttgattaataaagaGTTTTGGCTTTTGGGAGAATTATATTCTCTATCCCCTGTACTAATTTGATTAGATTCATCAATCAAGAAGCAGGTCCCAAACGAAGATTCCCTAGAATTCTTTGGTTGAGTTGGCAGGTCCCAAGCGTGGTTCCATAACCCTTTGGTTGAGCTGTTTATCGTCGTTTTCACTCCATCACAAACATATGGAGCAGCACAACTTTTGGGACTCAATCAAAAACTTGAGGTTCACCACTGTGTAAGAAGAGGTCTCAGTCATTTGAAAAAATGAATCAGTGAATCGTAACATGTTGATAAGCGGTTCAGAAAACGTATCATGACAATACTTCAAATCAAGCAGCTGATCATCGGTCATGTACTTGTGCCTAAACTTTTCGCAAATCGAATTAACTGTCCCAAGAATACCATTGACGGATGCATAATCGTGTGCTGAAGCGGCTACTTTAAGTTGGGAGATAAGAGAAGAAGACTCCATAAGGGAGACTATGCAAGTATTGATTTGCTCTTTCTCCGAATCAGCGATCGGTGAGATACCGTCAGAGAGCCACCGTGAACGGAGATGGTTCTTGAAGGCAACGAAGCGACGTGACGGGTCTGATCATCGGAGGAGTCACCCACCAGCCGGAGAACGGTTGGGCCGTAGTCAGGTAGAACGGCGGCATCCAATAGCAACGCTTCAGCTGCTCGACGAAGCTCTGAGTCTGGAGAGAGCGTGTCAAGAAGACATTGCGAGAGGCGCTGGAGATTTGTCTCCATCATTCTTAAATTTTCGATCGTtaagtttctctctctctctctcgagagAGAGATTAATCATAAAAAAGGGAAAcaactgatttttgttttgcaaatcaaatttatgtttaaatgtgATCATAATCGACTAATAAATGAACCTaagttatgttttaaatattcaatGTTATTAGatgattcatatattatatatttaaaattttggtgttattcaattttaattataaaatatttcactAAAATGCATTGATATACAAGCCTAaatgattttgaaaatatttatatgtggaGTTATTAGTAATCAAGTCCAACATATATAATtctaattccaaaaaaaaaaattctaattgaataacactaaattatatttataaatatttaaatatatattaagtaagTATACACTCAAAACAACATAAATTGATgaactacaagaaaacactggCTTTACAACGAAGTTTTACAACGAacataattcctcgtaaatttacaagtaGTTTACGTCGACGTTACGACGAAAagcagtttcgtcgtaaagcggatgtaatattacaacgaaactgtttcgtcgtaaagtcgttgtaaagttACAACGCTTTTACGTGGAAAATTAAATTCCACGTAAACGCTTTGTAATATAacaaggactttacgacgaatcctgtttccttatctttcctcgtaaagacgTTGTAATGTTACAAGAACTTTACGAGGAATCCTATTTCCTTATATTTCCTTGTAATGGCGTTGTAATTTAACAAGTATTTTACAACGAATCGGGTTACCGTTATACTTGGTCGAAACGTGTATTAAGTGTGCTTTATACCTAACTAAATTCCTTGTAAAGTGGATGTAAAATCCTTGTAAAAAAGTTGTAAATCCGTAGTAATACATTGCGTTGTAAAATACTTGTTAAACCTTTACCtaccaaactgaaaaacacaactAAAAAAAATGGCTGATGGATGCAATATCTACGAGATACGGAGTTGGACGATTAGTGACTTTCCTGCTTATGGGATATTGTCTGGGTGGACAACtcatggaagattatcttgtccaaTTTGTCGTGGATCGACagatgcttttcaactgaagaatggtagaaagagttgttggtttgattgtcatcgtcgatttcttcccatctcccatccgtaccgaagaaataagacattgtttagATACAAAAAAGTTGTCAGAGAtagtcctcctccatatctcaccggaCAACAGATCCTAGCAGAAATTGATTATTATGGAGCTCTGGAAACGGTGCCGCGTGGAGGAAACCGGACAACAGTTGTCAGAGAtagtcctcctccatatctcaccggaCAACAGATCCTAGCAGAAATTGATTATTATGGAGCTCTGGAAACGGTGCCGCGTGGAGGAAACCGGACAACAGTTGTCAGAGAtagtcctcctccatatctcaccggaCAACAGATCCTAGCAGAAATTGATTATTATGGAGCTCTGGAAACGGTGCCGCGTGGAGGAAACCGGACAACAGTTGTCAGAGAtagtcctcctccatatctcaNNNNNNNNNNNNNNNNNNNNNNNNNNNNNNNNNNNNNNNNNNNNNNNNNNNNNNNNNNNNNNNNNNNNNNNNNNNNNNNNNNNNNNNNNNNNNNNNNNNNNNNNNNNNNNNNNNNNNNNNNNNNNNNNNNNNNNNNNNNNNNNNNNNNNNNNNNNNNNNNNNNNNNNNNNNNNNNNNNNNNNNNNNNNNNNNNNNNNNNNNNNNNNNNNNNNNNNNNNNNNNNNNNNNNNNNNNNNNNNNNNNNNNNNNNNNNNNNNNNNNNNNNNNNNNNNNNNNNNNNNNNNNNNNNNNNNNNNNNNNNNNNNNNNNNNNNNNNNNNNNNNNNNNNNNNNNNNNNNNNNNNNNNNNNNNNNNNNNNNNNNNNNNNNNNNNNNNNNNNNNNNNNNNNNNNNNNNNNNNNNNNNNNNNNNNNNNNNNNNNNNNNNNNNNNNNNNNNNNNNNNNNNNNNNNNNNNNNNNNNNNNNNNNNNNNNNNNNNNNNNNNNNNNNNNNNNNNNNNNNNNNNNNNNNNNNNNNNNNNNNNNNNNNNNNNNNNNNNNNNNNNNNNNNNNNNNNNNNNNNNNNNNNNNNNNNNNNNNNNNNNNNNNNNNNNNNNNNNNNNNNNNNNNNNNNNNNNNNNNNNNNNNNNNNNNNNNNNNNNNNNNNNNNNNNNNNNNNNNNNNNNNNNNNNNNNNNNNNNNNNNNNNNNNNNNNNNNNNNNNNNNNNNNNNNNNNNNNNNNNNNNNNNNNNNNNNNNNNNNNNNNNNNNNNNNNNNNNNNNNNNNNNNNNNNNNNNNNNNNNNNNNNNNNNNNNNNNNNNNNNNNNNNNNNNNNNNNNNNNNNNNNNNNNNNNNNNNNNNNNNNNNNNNNNNNNNNNNNNNNNNNNNNNNNNNNNNNNNNNNNNNNNNNNNNNNNNNNNNNNNNNNNNNNNNNNNNNNNNNNNNNNNNNNNNNNNNNNNNNNNNNNNNNNNNNNNNNNNNNNNNNNNNNNNNNNNNNNNNNNNNNNNNNNNNNNNNNNNNNNNNNNNNNNNNNNNNNNNNNNNNNNNNNNNNNNNNNNNNNNNNNNNNNNNNNNNNNNNNNNNNNNNNNNNNNNNNNNNNNNNNNNNNNNNNNNNNNNNNNNNNNNNNNNNNNNNNNNNNNNNNNNNNNNNNNNNNNNNNNNNNNNNNNNNNNNNNNNNNNNNNNNNNNNNNNNNNNNNNNNNNNNNNNNNNNNNNNNNNNNNNNNNNNNNNNNNNNNNNNNNNNNNNNNNNNNNNNNNNNNNNNNNNNNNNNNNNNNNNNNNNNNNNNNNNNNNNNNNNNNNNNNNNNNNNNNNNNNNNNNNNNNNNNNNNNNNNNNNNNNNNNNNNNNNNNNNNNNNNNNNNNNNNNNNNNNNNNNNNNNNNNNNNNNNNNNNNNNNNNNNNNNNNNNNNNNNNNNNNNNNNNNNNNNNNNNNNNNNNNNNNNNNNNNNNNNNNNNNNNNNNNNNNNNNNNNNNNNNNNNNNNNNNNNNNNNNNNNNNNNNNNNNNNNNNNNNNNNNNNNNNNNNNNNNNNNNNNNNNNNNNNNNNNNNNNNNNNNNNNNNNNNNNNNNNNNNNNNNNNNNNNNNNNNNNNNNNNNNNNNNNNNNNNNNNNNNNNNNNNNNNNNNNNNNNNNNNNNNNNNNNNNNNNNNNNNNNNNNNNNNNNNNNNNNNNNNNNNNNNNNNNNNNNNNNNNNNNNNNNNNNNNNNNNNNNNNNNNNNNNNNNNNNNNNNNNNNNNNNNNNNNNNNNNNNNNNNNNNNNN encodes the following:
- the LOC106321103 gene encoding exportin-2-like; this translates as MGENHERKLAAVAATKVLGDLKYHQNPQAATRWGKMLNSVITLVLCPEKTEDVGDSENSLIIHNAIRKEDHAEGIKDPKEHLVHAVSHLSRLDHPGMLQSIIAENLDQPNKVAWDQLCTAYKASCGF